CTGTCCCTGGGTGGCTGCAGGCGGCGCGGTCCGCGTCGAGGCGGTGGCCGCGCGGcaccccctccactccccctcACCCCCGCCTCGTccgtttcttttgtttccccccATCCAGGTACCTAGCGCGTCCCAGTGCGGAGGATTAAAGACCCCTGGGGGGCCTCGCCCGTCCTCCTTGCGTCGGGGTGGTCCAGCCCGCTGGGAGTCGGGAGGCCTGGCCCTTCTCCCCCAGACTCCGCTTCGCCGGGCTGGAGCGGCGCGCCGCGCCGCGGTCGCAGCGGCCGTTGGGAGGGGGCGTCTGCGGCAGCCGTTGTGTCATCGCACGCGTGCGCATCTGCGCCCCATGTCCTCGAGCAAGGCGGGAGACCCTGGGCACCTGTGGGGTGTCCGAGCACGCCCCTATGGGACCCGTGCTGGACGCCCCGTCGTCCAACCTTGCGACCTCACAGAGTCTGGTCTCGTTGTCTCTTCCTGGCCGGCTGGAGGCACCCTTGAGGGATGTGCCGTGCCAGGGGCGGGCTCTCCCCCTGCCCTGCGGGGGGACCCGGCTTTTCAAACTCGTCAGACTCTTAGCGGTGGATCACTCAGCTTCTGCGTCTATGAAGAACGCAGCTAGCTGCGAGAATTCATGTGCATTGCAGGACTCATTGATCATCAACACTCCCAGCGCACTTGCAGCCCCGGGTTCCTCCTGGGGCTACGCCTGTCTGAGCGTGGCTTGATGATCTATCGCCCCAGGGGTGGGTGTCGCCCCCCCCTCCCACGCGGGGTGCGCTGCTGGGGGTCTCTCACGGCCCGTCCAGGGCCCTCTGTCCCCCTAAGGGCACACACGGTGCCTCTCCTCCCACGCGCCCCGGCGCCGGGTCGTCGGAGGCGCGTGGGGGCGGCGGCGGTGCCGcggggcccagggtggggggcGCCGCCCGCGAGTCGAGGGAGAGACGAACGCGAGAGCTCGCGTCGAGGTTCCCGTGGCCGCCACGGTGACTTCGGGGGCTCCCTCGCGCCGCACGGGGCCTCGGGGTGGCCGGGGCAGGGACGCGACGGGTCCTGCAACGCGCGGTGGGGGCCGCCGTCGGTCGCCGCTCGCCCCCGTCGGCGGTCGGTCCTGGTGCGTCCGGCCGACCCTCGCCGGTCCCCAGCGCGCCCGGGTCCTGGAACGTAACCCCTCCGCGGCCTCGCCCTGTCGGGCTGGCTCGCGCTGAGGCCCAGTCGCGCGCTCGGGGCCGCGCCCCAGGGACGCGTGCCCCGGCGGTGATCCGCGGGACGCTACGGCATCGTCCGCCGCCGCGCGCCCTCCCCCGGGTCGTGGCCGCGCCGCGCCTTGTGCCACGAGCCCCGGGCGGGCGGGCGCCGCGTCAGCCGCCCGACGGGCCATGGCGGCTCGCGGAGGGGGCGGTTGTCGGGAGGCGGTTGATCGCGCGTGGGAGGCCGGCGGTCGCCCCCGACGGCCGGCCCCACCGCGCCCGCCGCCCCTCCGCCGTCTCCTCCCCGCGTCGCCACGACGCGTCCGCCGAGCGCGTGGCGGCGTCCCACTCCGCCCCGCTCCTCCCCGGTGGGGCCCCTCGCCCGTGCCGCCCGCTCGTGCCCCCGTCCGCCCGCCCGCGTCTCCGCCCGCCCTCCTTCGGGTCGGTCCGGGGAAGGCCTGGCGGGCGTCGGCCGTGGCCTCGCGTGCCCAGGGTCTCCTCCGTGGCGCTTGTCGCTCCCCCGCCTCGCTGGCGGGCTTCACTTGCGTGCACGTGTGCTCACGTGTGGGCGGGCAAGCGAGCGAGCGATCACCGCGGGAGCGGGTCGGCGCGCGGGTCCGCCCCGCTCGCCTCCCTTCCCGCCCTGCGTCGCCTCACCTCTAGTCCGCCAGGCGCCTGGCCACCGCCGCCTTCTGAGACGCAACCTCAGATCAGACGTGGTGACCCACTGAATATAAGCATATTAGTCAGCGGAGGAAAAGAAACTAACCAGGATTCCCTCAGTAACGGCGAGTGAACAGGGAAGAGCCCAGCGCCGAATCCCCGCTACGCGGTGGGGCACAGGAAATGTGGCATACAGAAGGCCCACTCCCTGGCGCCGCTCGTGGGGGGCACAAGTCCTTCTGATCGAGGCCCAGCCCGTGGACGGTGTGAGGCTGGTAGCGGCCCCTGGCGTGCCGGGTCCGGGCCTTCCCGGAGTCGGGTTGCTTGGGAATGCAGCTGAAAGAGGGTGGTAAACTCAGATGGCAAGCCAGATCCATAACTTCGGGATAAGGATTGGCTCTAAGGGCTGGGTCACTCGTGCTGGGGCGCGAAGCGGGGCTGGGCCCGCGCCGCGGGTGGACGAGGCGccgctgccctccccacaccccggGCCTCCCCGCGGGCCcgtccccgccccacccccgccccgcacGACCCCCTTCCGCCcgctctcctcttccctccctcccccgttCCTCCTCTCcaggggcggggcggcggggggcgggAGGCGGGGCGGCGGCGCGTTCCCCCGCGTGGAGACCGCCCGGGCACCCGGGGGCCGGCGGCGGTGGCGACTCTGGACGCGAGCCGGGTCCTTCCTGTGGATCGCCCCAGCTGCGGCGGGAGTTGCGGCCGCCCCCGGGGAGCCCGGCGGGCGTCGGCATGCCCCGCCGCGCGCGGCGTCCTCCCGGAGTCGCGGGGCTCCCGGCGGCGCGCGGGGTCGCGGTCGGCCTGTCAGGCCGCGTGCCTTTCCCCCCTGGCTCGGCCGCGCCGCCCGTCGGGTCCGGCCCCCGGCCGCGGTTCCGTGCGGCGCCTCGCCTCGGCTGGCGCCCAGCAGCCGACTTAGAACTGGTGCGGACCAGGGGAATCCGACTgtttaattaaaacaaagcatTGCGAAGGCACGCGGCGGGTGTTGAAGTGATGTGATTTCTGCCCAGTGCTCTGAATGTCAAAGTGAAGAAATTCAATGAAGCGCGAGTAGATGGCGGGAGTACCTATGACTCTCTTAAGGTAGCCAAATGCTTCGTCATCTAATTAGTGACGCGCATGAATGGATGAAGGAGATTCCCACTGTCCCTACCTATTATCCAGCGAAACCACAGCCAAGGCAACGGGCTTGGCGGAATCAGCGGGGAAAGAAGACCCTGTTGAGCTTGACTCTAGTCTGGCATGGTGAAGGGACATGAGACGTGTAGAATAAGTGGAAGGCCCCCTTGCGGGCCGCCGGTGAAATACCACTACTCTGATCGTTTTTTCACTGACCGGGTGAGGTGGGGGGCGAGCCCCAAGGGGCTCTCGCTTCTGGCGCCAAGCGCCCGGCCCAGCCGCCGGGCACGACCCGCTCCGGGGACAGTGCCAGGTGGGGAGTTTGACTGGAGCGGTACACCTGTCAAGCGGTAACGCAGGTGTCCTAAGGCGAGCTCAGGGAGGACAGAAACCTCCCGTGGAGCAGAAGGGCAAAAGCTCGCTTGATCTTGATTTTCAGTACGAATACAGACGGTGAAAGCGGGGCCTCACGATCCTTCTGACCTTAGGGGTTTTAAGCAGGAGGTGTCAGAAAAGTTACCACAGGGATAACTGGCTTGTGGCGGCCAAGCGTTCATAGCGACGTCGCTTTTTGATCCTTCGATGTCGGCTCTTCCTATCATTGTGAAGCAGAATTCACCAAGCGTTGGATTGTTCACCCACTAATAGGGAACGTGAGCTGGGTTTAGACCGTCGTGAGACAAGTTAGTTTTACCCTATTGATGATGTGTTATTGCCATGGTAATCCTGCTCGGTGCGAGAGGAACCGCAGGTTCAGACATTTGGTGTATGTGCTTGGCTGAGAAGCCAATGGGGCGAAGCTACCATCTGTGGGATTATGACTGAACTCCTCTAAGTCAGAATCCTGCCCAGGTGGAACAATACGGCAGGGCCTCGGGAGCCTCGGTTGGCCTCGGATAGCCGGGTCCCCGCCATCCCCGCTGGCGGGCTGCCGTGCGCGCAGCCCCTGCATCGACACGGCGCGCCCCCGCCACGTGTGGGGACTGGGGTCCGGTGCGGAGAGCCCCTCTCCCGGGACACAGAGCGTGGCCGGAAAGGCGGCCGCCCCCTCGCCTGTCACGTAGCACGCATTCGTGGGGAACCTGGCGCTAAACCATTTGTAGACGACCTGCTTCTGGGTCAGGGTTTCGAATGTAGCAAAGCAGCTCCCTCTAGCAGAGCAGCTCGCTCGCTGGGATCTATTGAAAGTCAGCCCTCAACACAAGGGTTTGTCTATCAGTCCTTCCTTCCACCGGAGGCTCGCGGCTGCCCAGGTCGGGTGGG
The DNA window shown above is from Equus quagga isolate Etosha38 chromosome 2, UCLA_HA_Equagga_1.0, whole genome shotgun sequence and carries:
- the LOC124235177 gene encoding basic salivary proline-rich protein 2-like produces the protein MQGLRARQPASGDGGDPAIRGQPRLPRPCRIVPPGQDSDLEEFSHNPTDGVPLQSNSPPGTVPGAGRARRLGRALGARSESPLGLAPHLTRRIPLVRTSSKSAAGRQPRRGAARNRGRGPDPTGGAAEPGGKGTRPDRPTATPRAAGSPATPGGRRARRGMPTPAGLPGGGRNSRRSWGDPQEGPGSRPESPPPPAPGCPGGLHAGERAAAPPPAPRRPAPGEEERGREGRGERAEGGRAGRGWGGDGPAGRPGVWGGQRRLVHPRRGPSPASRPSTSDPALRANPYPEVMDLACHLSLPPSFSCIPKQPDSGKARTRHARGRYQPHTVHGLGLDQKDLCPPRAAPGSGPSVCHISCAPPRSGDSALGSSLFTRRY